One genomic segment of Streptomyces liangshanensis includes these proteins:
- a CDS encoding DUF4349 domain-containing protein — MRKMSALAAALLTVSLALAGCGAGGGNDLMSQSKSDDGGQAADRPGPGGEGAVAEAPATAAKDPGNAVPAVTHVIRTAQLAVEVKDARKALATARSVVLGAGGLVEKESTERVEDDHVSTTVVLRVPQEAYDGVLRELAGTGKLLSRTASAKDVTDEVVDVESRVASQRVSVARVRELMDQATKLSDVVQLEGELSRRQADLESLLARQSSLKNRTTLATVTLDLTEVPLEKGDGSDDDPTFLDALGGGWDAFVSTLRWVAVAIGAVAPFAAALAVLYALWRLVRGRLRRPAPATVPAQATARPAPAAQPAPVPPAARPAPTQEQEQAPASAPAPAPATDGQEGPRERE, encoded by the coding sequence ATGCGGAAGATGTCCGCACTCGCGGCGGCACTGCTCACCGTCTCACTCGCACTCGCCGGATGCGGCGCGGGCGGCGGGAACGACCTGATGTCGCAGTCGAAGTCCGACGACGGGGGGCAGGCCGCCGACCGGCCGGGGCCCGGTGGGGAGGGCGCCGTCGCGGAAGCTCCGGCCACGGCGGCGAAGGATCCGGGGAACGCGGTGCCCGCCGTGACCCATGTCATCAGGACCGCGCAGCTCGCCGTGGAGGTCAAGGACGCCCGGAAGGCGCTCGCGACGGCCCGTTCGGTGGTGCTGGGGGCCGGCGGTCTGGTCGAGAAGGAGTCCACGGAGCGGGTCGAGGACGACCACGTGTCGACGACGGTCGTGCTGCGGGTGCCGCAGGAGGCGTACGACGGCGTGCTGCGCGAACTGGCCGGGACCGGGAAGCTGTTGTCCCGTACGGCGAGCGCGAAGGACGTCACCGACGAGGTGGTCGACGTCGAGAGCCGGGTCGCCTCGCAGCGCGTGAGTGTGGCGCGCGTACGGGAGTTGATGGACCAGGCGACGAAGCTGAGCGATGTGGTGCAGCTGGAGGGGGAGTTGAGCCGCCGTCAGGCGGATCTGGAGTCGCTGCTCGCCCGGCAGTCGTCGCTGAAGAACCGTACGACGCTGGCGACCGTCACGCTCGACCTCACCGAGGTCCCGCTGGAGAAGGGGGACGGCTCGGACGACGACCCGACGTTCCTGGACGCGCTGGGCGGCGGCTGGGACGCGTTCGTGTCGACCCTGCGCTGGGTGGCCGTGGCGATCGGGGCGGTGGCGCCGTTCGCCGCCGCGCTGGCCGTGCTCTACGCGCTGTGGCGTCTGGTACGCGGCAGGCTGCGGCGTCCCGCCCCGGCCACCGTCCCCGCCCAGGCGACCGCGCGGCCCGCCCCGGCCGCGCAGCCCGCTCCGGTCCCTCCGGCCGCGCGGCCCGCTCCGACGCAGGAGCAGGAGCAGGCCCCGGCCTCCGCCCCGGCCCCGGCCCCGGCCACCGACGGGCAGGAAGGGCCCCGCGAGCGGGAGTGA
- a CDS encoding FAD-dependent oxidoreductase: MAAERMVVIGGDAAGMSAASQARRLKGPDRLEITAFERGHFTSYSACGIPYWVSGDVSGPDALIARTPEEHRERAIDLRTRTEVVEIDVPGGRVRARDLATGTESWTGYDHLVIGTGARPVRPPLPGIDAPGVYGVQTLDDGQALLDTLAGRDGGRAVVVGAGYIGVEMAEALLRRGYEVTVVHRDDEPMATLDPDMGRLVRTAMDGLGITTVGGATLTAILTGEDGRARAVATEDATYPADLVILGMGVRPETTLARAAGLPLGAYGGLLTDLSMRVRGHENVWAGGDCVEVLDLVSGATRHLALGTHANKHGQVIGANVGGGYATFPGVVGTAVSKVCDLEIARTGLREKDARRAGLRFVTATVESTDSAGYYPGATPMTVKMLAERRTGRLLGTQIVGRRGAAKRVDIAAVALTAGMTVERMTTLDLGYAPPFSPVWDPVLVAARKAVTAVRAAGM; the protein is encoded by the coding sequence ATGGCAGCGGAACGCATGGTGGTCATCGGCGGCGACGCGGCGGGCATGTCCGCCGCGTCGCAGGCCCGCAGGCTCAAGGGGCCGGACCGGCTGGAGATCACCGCCTTCGAACGCGGCCACTTCACCTCGTACTCCGCGTGCGGGATCCCGTATTGGGTGAGCGGTGACGTGTCGGGTCCGGACGCCCTGATCGCGCGCACGCCCGAGGAGCACCGCGAGCGCGCGATCGACCTGCGGACCCGCACGGAGGTGGTGGAGATCGACGTGCCCGGCGGGCGGGTGCGGGCGCGTGACCTCGCGACCGGTACGGAGAGCTGGACCGGCTACGACCACCTGGTCATCGGCACGGGCGCGCGCCCCGTCAGGCCGCCGCTGCCCGGCATCGACGCGCCGGGCGTGTACGGCGTGCAGACCCTCGACGACGGTCAGGCGCTGCTGGACACCCTGGCCGGCCGGGACGGCGGGCGGGCGGTGGTGGTCGGGGCCGGGTACATCGGGGTCGAGATGGCCGAGGCGCTCCTCAGGCGCGGCTACGAGGTCACCGTCGTCCACCGCGACGACGAGCCGATGGCGACGCTCGACCCGGACATGGGACGGCTCGTGCGCACGGCGATGGACGGCCTGGGCATCACCACCGTCGGCGGCGCCACCCTCACCGCGATCCTCACCGGCGAGGACGGCCGGGCGCGCGCGGTGGCCACCGAGGACGCCACGTACCCCGCCGACCTGGTCATCCTCGGCATGGGTGTCCGTCCCGAGACGACGCTCGCCCGGGCGGCGGGACTGCCGCTCGGCGCGTACGGCGGGCTGCTCACCGACCTGTCGATGCGGGTGCGCGGTCACGAGAACGTCTGGGCGGGCGGCGACTGCGTCGAGGTGCTCGACCTGGTCTCGGGCGCGACCCGGCACCTCGCGCTCGGCACCCACGCGAACAAGCACGGCCAGGTCATCGGGGCGAACGTGGGCGGCGGGTACGCGACGTTCCCCGGCGTGGTGGGCACGGCCGTCAGCAAGGTCTGCGACCTGGAGATCGCGCGGACGGGCCTGCGGGAGAAGGACGCGCGCCGGGCGGGGCTGCGCTTCGTCACCGCGACCGTCGAGTCCACCGACAGCGCCGGCTACTACCCGGGCGCCACCCCGATGACGGTGAAGATGCTCGCGGAGCGCCGTACGGGACGGCTCCTGGGCACGCAGATCGTCGGCCGCCGCGGCGCGGCGAAGCGGGTGGACATCGCGGCGGTGGCCCTGACCGCGGGCATGACGGTGGAGCGGATGACCACCCTGGACCTCGGCTACGCGCCGCCGTTCTCCCCGGTCTGGGACCCGGTCCTGGTCGCCGCCCGCAAGGCCGTGACGGCGGTGCGCGCGGCGGGCATGTGA
- the hemE gene encoding uroporphyrinogen decarboxylase: MSAMERPSGQQPTTYDSAFMKACRREPVPHTPVWFMRQAGRSLPEFLKAREGIPMLESCTRPELVAEITLQPVRRHQVDAAVYYSDIVVPLKAIGIDLDIKPGVGPVIADPIRTRADLARLRDLTPEDVSYVTEAIGLLTAELGDTPLIGFAGAPFTLASYLIEGGPSRTYERTKAMMYGDPDLWADLVDRLAAITSAFLKVQIEAGASAVQVFDSWAGALAPKDYRRYVMPASVKVFEAVAPYGVPRIHFGVGTGELLGLMGEAGADVVGVDWRVPLDEAARRVGPGKALQGNLDPTVLFAPTEVVETKAREVLDAAAGLEGHVFNLGHGVMPSTDPDSLTRLVDYVHTQTAR, from the coding sequence GTGAGCGCCATGGAACGCCCCTCGGGCCAGCAGCCGACGACGTACGACTCCGCCTTTATGAAGGCGTGCAGACGCGAACCCGTGCCGCACACGCCGGTCTGGTTCATGCGCCAGGCGGGCCGCTCGCTGCCCGAGTTCCTCAAGGCGCGCGAGGGCATCCCGATGCTGGAGTCCTGCACCCGCCCGGAGTTGGTGGCGGAGATCACCCTCCAGCCGGTACGGCGCCACCAGGTCGACGCCGCGGTCTACTACAGCGACATCGTCGTCCCGCTCAAGGCCATCGGCATCGACCTGGACATCAAGCCCGGGGTCGGCCCGGTCATCGCCGACCCGATCAGGACCCGCGCCGACCTCGCGCGGCTGCGCGACCTCACCCCCGAGGACGTGTCGTACGTCACGGAGGCGATCGGCCTGCTCACGGCCGAGCTGGGGGACACCCCGCTCATCGGCTTCGCGGGCGCGCCCTTCACGCTCGCCAGCTACCTCATCGAGGGCGGCCCCTCCCGTACGTACGAGCGCACGAAGGCCATGATGTACGGCGACCCGGACCTCTGGGCCGACCTCGTCGACCGCCTCGCGGCCATCACGAGTGCCTTCCTGAAGGTCCAGATCGAGGCGGGCGCGAGCGCCGTCCAGGTCTTCGACTCCTGGGCCGGGGCGCTCGCCCCCAAGGACTACCGCCGCTACGTCATGCCGGCGTCGGTGAAGGTCTTCGAGGCGGTCGCCCCGTACGGGGTGCCGCGCATCCACTTCGGGGTCGGCACCGGCGAACTCCTCGGCCTGATGGGCGAGGCGGGCGCGGACGTCGTCGGCGTCGACTGGCGCGTCCCGCTGGACGAGGCGGCCCGCCGGGTCGGTCCCGGCAAGGCGCTCCAGGGCAACCTGGACCCGACCGTGCTCTTCGCCCCCACCGAGGTGGTCGAGACCAAGGCGCGCGAGGTGCTGGACGCCGCGGCGGGCCTGGAGGGCCACGTCTTCAACCTGGGCCACGGCGTCATGCCGAGCACCGACCCGGACTCCCTGACCCGCCTCGTCGACTACGTGCACACCCAGACCGCCCGCTGA
- a CDS encoding DUF3000 domain-containing protein, whose protein sequence is MAAAQGQFSDHSNGTEGTGGRDGEGEGDGVPRAFRQAVEALRTARLRPEIEIDPTPPPKRLAPHAYALEAAVVDGEDDLADGRLVLLHDPSGHDAWQGTFRLVTLVRAELEPEMAADPLLPEVCWSWLTGALEARGLSYGEASGTVTRAGSHYFGGLSERRPATQIEIRASWTPREGRGGVPDTAAHLAGWCDLLCQLAGLPPVGPGPAHGGPDAGVVSLPQRRGPQVS, encoded by the coding sequence ATGGCTGCGGCTCAGGGACAGTTTTCCGATCATTCCAACGGCACCGAGGGAACGGGGGGCAGGGACGGGGAAGGGGAGGGGGACGGCGTTCCGCGGGCCTTCCGGCAGGCGGTCGAGGCACTGCGGACGGCACGGCTGCGTCCCGAGATCGAGATCGACCCGACCCCGCCGCCGAAGCGGCTGGCCCCGCACGCGTACGCCTTGGAGGCGGCGGTCGTCGACGGGGAGGACGACCTCGCGGACGGCAGGCTGGTGCTGCTCCACGACCCGTCGGGGCACGACGCGTGGCAGGGGACGTTCCGGCTGGTGACGCTGGTACGGGCGGAGCTGGAGCCGGAGATGGCGGCGGACCCGCTGCTCCCCGAGGTGTGCTGGTCGTGGCTGACCGGGGCGCTGGAGGCGCGGGGGCTGTCGTACGGGGAGGCGAGCGGCACGGTCACCCGTGCGGGGTCGCACTACTTCGGCGGGCTCTCGGAGCGCAGGCCCGCGACGCAGATCGAGATCCGGGCGTCCTGGACACCGCGGGAGGGCCGGGGCGGGGTGCCGGACACCGCGGCGCACCTGGCGGGCTGGTGCGATCTGCTGTGCCAGCTCGCGGGGTTGCCCCCGGTAGGGCCTGGACCGGCCCACGGAGGGCCGGACGCGGGCGTGGTGTCCCTTCCCCAGCGGCGCGGCCCCCAGGTCTCCTGA
- a CDS encoding helix-turn-helix transcriptional regulator, whose amino-acid sequence MSVLLEQPASLVAYRPNKPTAMVVVADPRVRSTVTRHLWALGVRDVIEASSIAEARPRVGNPRDICVADVHLPDGSGLTLLSETRAAGWPNGLALSAADDIGAVRNALAGGVKGYVVTGTRTNIGHPTRPGAAPIGAGPRMHRRPPGAPSHPGGYRELSGREVEVLRLVAEGQSNKAIGVSMGLSALTVKSHLARIARKLGTGDRAGMVAVALRTGIIH is encoded by the coding sequence GTGTCCGTTCTCCTCGAGCAGCCCGCAAGCCTGGTCGCCTACCGCCCGAACAAGCCGACGGCCATGGTCGTCGTGGCCGACCCGCGCGTCCGCTCCACCGTCACCCGCCACCTGTGGGCCCTTGGAGTCCGTGACGTCATCGAGGCGTCGTCCATCGCGGAGGCCCGTCCCCGCGTCGGCAACCCGCGCGACATCTGCGTGGCCGACGTCCACCTGCCCGACGGTTCCGGGCTGACCCTGCTCTCCGAGACCCGGGCCGCAGGCTGGCCCAACGGTCTCGCCCTGTCCGCCGCCGACGACATCGGCGCGGTGCGCAACGCCCTCGCGGGCGGCGTCAAGGGCTACGTCGTGACCGGTACGCGTACGAACATCGGCCACCCGACCCGTCCCGGCGCCGCGCCCATCGGCGCGGGACCGCGGATGCACCGCCGCCCCCCGGGCGCCCCGAGCCACCCGGGCGGCTACCGCGAGCTCTCCGGCCGTGAGGTCGAGGTGCTCAGACTCGTCGCCGAGGGCCAGTCCAACAAGGCCATCGGTGTCTCGATGGGCCTCTCGGCCCTGACCGTGAAGAGCCACCTCGCCCGTATCGCGCGCAAGCTCGGCACGGGTGACCGGGCGGGGATGGTCGCCGTGGCCCTCCGTACCGGAATCATCCACTGA
- a CDS encoding ribonuclease D, with amino-acid sequence MTDAQETAADPALRTTGGAPPDDVETAPIPLLEPREGIPPVVETDDALARVIAAFAAGTGPVAVDAERASGYRYGQRAYLVQLRRAGAGTALIDPVGCPDLSGLGEALGDAEWILHAATQDLPCLREIGMTPTRLFDTELAGRLAGFPRVGLGAMVENVLGFALEKGHSAVDWSTRPLPEPWLRYAALDVELLVDLRDALEKELDRQGKLDWAHQEFDAIASAPPAPPRKDPWRRTSGMHKVRRRRQMAAVRELWNTRDSVAQRRDVSPGKVLSDTAIVEASLALPVNVHALTALPGFGHRMGRRQLEQWQAAVDRAKSLPDSELPQPGQPVSGPPPPRSWADKDPEAAARLSAARAAVSAQAERLNMPQENLITPDTVRRVCWEPPSDPTPDAVATALLHHGARPWQVHQVAPALSQALTP; translated from the coding sequence GTGACCGACGCCCAAGAGACCGCAGCAGACCCAGCACTGCGAACCACCGGGGGCGCACCCCCGGACGACGTCGAAACGGCGCCGATCCCGTTGTTGGAGCCCCGCGAGGGCATTCCCCCGGTGGTGGAGACCGACGACGCCCTGGCCCGGGTGATCGCCGCCTTCGCCGCGGGGACGGGCCCCGTGGCCGTCGACGCGGAACGCGCTTCCGGTTACAGATACGGTCAGCGCGCCTATTTGGTTCAATTGCGCCGCGCCGGAGCGGGTACGGCGCTGATCGACCCGGTCGGCTGCCCCGACCTCTCCGGGCTCGGCGAGGCCCTCGGCGACGCGGAGTGGATCCTGCACGCGGCCACCCAGGATCTCCCCTGCCTGCGCGAAATAGGCATGACGCCCACCCGGCTGTTCGACACGGAGCTGGCGGGCCGGCTGGCGGGCTTCCCCCGGGTCGGGCTCGGCGCGATGGTCGAGAACGTGCTCGGTTTCGCCCTGGAGAAGGGCCACTCCGCGGTCGACTGGTCGACGCGCCCGCTGCCCGAGCCCTGGTTGCGGTACGCGGCGCTCGACGTGGAGCTGCTGGTCGACCTGCGGGACGCGCTGGAGAAGGAACTCGACCGGCAGGGCAAGCTGGACTGGGCCCACCAGGAGTTCGACGCGATCGCCTCGGCGCCGCCCGCGCCGCCCCGCAAGGACCCGTGGCGCCGCACGTCCGGCATGCACAAGGTCCGGCGGCGCCGGCAGATGGCGGCGGTACGGGAGCTGTGGAACACGCGCGACAGCGTGGCGCAGCGGCGTGACGTCTCCCCCGGCAAGGTGCTGAGCGACACGGCGATCGTCGAGGCGTCGCTGGCGCTGCCGGTGAACGTCCACGCGCTCACCGCGCTGCCCGGGTTCGGGCACCGGATGGGGCGGCGGCAGCTGGAGCAGTGGCAGGCGGCGGTGGACCGGGCGAAGTCGCTCCCCGACAGCGAGCTGCCCCAGCCGGGCCAGCCCGTCTCGGGGCCGCCGCCGCCGCGGTCGTGGGCGGACAAGGACCCGGAGGCGGCGGCGCGGTTGTCCGCCGCGCGGGCGGCGGTGTCCGCTCAGGCGGAGCGGTTGAACATGCCGCAGGAGAACCTGATCACGCCGGACACCGTGCGGCGCGTGTGCTGGGAGCCCCCGTCCGACCCGACGCCCGACGCGGTCGCGACCGCCCTCCTCCACCACGGCGCCCGCCCCTGGCAGGTCCACCAGGTAGCCCCGGCCCTCTCCCAGGCCCTCACCCCCTGA
- a CDS encoding thiolase family protein, translated as MPRTVRDVVFVDGVRTPFGKAGPKGIYHETRADDLVVKAIRELLRRNPDLDPAAIDEVAIAATTQIGDQGLTLGRTAGILAGLPQSVPGYSIDRMCAGALTAVTTTAGSIAFGAYDIVIAGGVEHMGRHPMGEGVDPNPRFVSERLVDDSALFMGMTAENLHDRFPHLTKRRADEYAVRSQEKAAKAYANGKIQQDLVPISVRRTDPAAGETGWGLATADEPMRPGTTLEMLAGLKTPFRPHGRVTAGNAAGLNDGATASLIAAEDFAREHGLPVRMRLVSYAFAGVEPEVMGYGPIPATEKALAKAGLSISDIGLFEVNEAFAVQVLALLDHYGIADDDERVNQYGGAIAYGHPLASSGVRLMTQLARQFEEQPHVRFGLTTMCVGFGMGATVIWENPHFDGGTK; from the coding sequence GTGCCTCGTACCGTCAGGGACGTCGTCTTCGTCGACGGCGTCCGCACCCCGTTCGGCAAGGCGGGCCCGAAGGGCATCTACCACGAGACCCGCGCCGACGACCTCGTCGTGAAGGCCATCCGGGAGCTCCTGCGCCGCAACCCGGACCTCGACCCCGCCGCCATCGACGAGGTCGCCATCGCCGCCACCACCCAGATCGGCGACCAGGGCCTCACCCTCGGCCGCACCGCGGGCATCCTCGCGGGGCTGCCGCAGTCCGTGCCCGGCTACTCCATCGACCGGATGTGCGCGGGAGCGCTCACCGCCGTGACGACCACCGCGGGGTCGATCGCGTTCGGCGCGTACGACATCGTGATCGCCGGCGGCGTGGAGCACATGGGCCGCCACCCGATGGGCGAGGGCGTCGACCCGAACCCGCGCTTCGTCTCGGAGAGGCTCGTCGACGACTCGGCGCTCTTCATGGGCATGACGGCGGAGAACCTGCACGACCGCTTCCCCCACCTCACCAAGCGCCGCGCCGACGAGTACGCGGTCCGCTCGCAGGAGAAGGCCGCGAAGGCGTACGCGAACGGGAAGATCCAGCAGGACCTGGTGCCGATCTCGGTGCGCCGCACCGACCCCGCCGCCGGCGAGACGGGCTGGGGCCTGGCCACAGCCGACGAGCCGATGCGGCCGGGCACGACGCTGGAGATGCTGGCCGGGCTGAAGACCCCCTTCCGCCCGCACGGCCGGGTCACGGCCGGCAACGCGGCGGGGCTCAACGACGGCGCCACCGCCTCCCTGATCGCCGCCGAGGACTTCGCGCGCGAGCACGGGCTGCCGGTGCGAATGCGGCTGGTGTCGTACGCCTTCGCGGGCGTCGAGCCCGAGGTCATGGGGTACGGCCCGATCCCGGCGACGGAGAAGGCGCTCGCCAAGGCGGGCCTGTCCATCTCCGACATCGGCCTGTTCGAGGTCAACGAGGCGTTCGCCGTACAGGTGCTCGCCCTGCTCGACCACTACGGCATCGCGGACGACGACGAGCGCGTCAACCAGTACGGCGGCGCCATCGCCTACGGCCACCCGCTGGCCTCCTCCGGGGTACGGCTCATGACGCAGCTCGCCCGGCAGTTCGAGGAGCAGCCGCACGTCCGCTTCGGCCTGACCACCATGTGTGTCGGCTTCGGCATGGGCGCGACGGTCATCTGGGAGAACCCGCACTTCGACGGAGGCACCAAGTGA